A single Xylanimonas cellulosilytica DSM 15894 DNA region contains:
- a CDS encoding diacylglycerol/lipid kinase family protein has translation MPDPTPPPASAVSLRLGVVVNPTAGKGRGARVGRGVVDRLVAAGHDVWDLSGHSADLALEHARRAVTDGLDALVVVGGDGMVHLGVQAVAGTPTPLGIVAVGTGNDFATKLGLPVAEAEPTVTALLTALAAGAAGVRTVDAIEVTGTGLSDRRQPDEDAQVPVRWVAGAVSAGLDAAVNERANAMLRPKGASRYVVAALREIAAYRAWRYRLTFEHVQGDAAEFAAVTSLPGFTDLGAEPDGDGRRLLWDAPGALVTASNGSTIGGGIPVAPEASIDDGLLDVVLAGDVGRGGACVLFPLMLAGRHLGSRRVRVVRARAVVVEPGEGAGHLPSAFGDGEHLGTLPVRAELRAGALRVLVPPVG, from the coding sequence GTGCCCGACCCCACACCCCCGCCCGCGAGCGCCGTGTCGCTGCGCCTCGGCGTCGTCGTCAACCCGACCGCGGGCAAGGGCCGCGGCGCACGGGTGGGGCGCGGTGTCGTCGACCGGCTCGTGGCGGCGGGGCACGACGTGTGGGACCTGTCGGGGCACAGCGCCGACCTGGCGTTGGAGCACGCGCGCCGGGCGGTGACGGACGGGCTGGACGCGCTCGTCGTCGTCGGCGGGGACGGCATGGTGCACCTCGGGGTGCAGGCCGTGGCCGGCACGCCGACGCCGCTGGGCATCGTCGCGGTAGGCACGGGCAACGACTTCGCGACCAAGCTGGGCCTGCCGGTGGCGGAGGCGGAACCGACCGTGACGGCGCTGCTGACCGCGCTGGCTGCCGGTGCCGCCGGGGTGCGGACCGTGGACGCGATCGAGGTGACCGGGACCGGGCTCTCGGACCGGCGTCAGCCGGACGAGGACGCGCAGGTTCCGGTGCGCTGGGTCGCCGGGGCCGTGTCGGCGGGGCTGGACGCGGCCGTGAACGAGCGGGCGAACGCGATGCTGCGCCCCAAGGGGGCCTCCCGGTACGTGGTGGCCGCGCTGCGGGAGATCGCCGCCTATCGGGCGTGGCGGTACCGGCTGACGTTCGAGCACGTGCAGGGTGACGCCGCCGAGTTCGCCGCCGTGACGAGCCTGCCCGGGTTCACGGACCTGGGTGCCGAGCCGGACGGGGACGGGCGCCGCCTGCTGTGGGACGCCCCGGGGGCGCTGGTCACGGCGTCGAACGGGTCGACGATCGGGGGCGGCATCCCGGTCGCGCCGGAGGCGTCGATCGACGACGGCCTGCTGGACGTGGTGCTGGCCGGGGACGTGGGCCGGGGCGGGGCGTGCGTCCTGTTCCCGTTGATGCTCGCGGGCAGGCACCTGGGCAGCCGGCGGGTGCGCGTCGTGCGGGCCCGCGCCGTCGTCGTCGAACCGGGTGAAGGTGCCGGGCATCTCCCCTCGGCGTTCGGCGACGGGGAGCATCTGGGCACCCTGCCGGTGCGCGCCGAGCTGCGCGCCGGAGCGCTGCGGGTGCTGGTGCCGCCCGTAGGGTGA
- the tatC gene encoding twin-arginine translocase subunit TatC, which translates to MPLREHLLELRRRLFLVACGLIVGAIVGWLLYEPLLLILRRPLDLASSAQGKDIALNFTALGSPLDIKVKVSLFLAVIVTCPWWLYQLWAFVTPGLTRTERRYAYGFLGAAVPLFAGGAALAWWVLPHAVDILATFVPDGTSQLVTAQDYLSFVMRLVLAFGLAFVSPVLIVGLNLAGALRHETLAKGWRWAVLIAFVFAAVMTPTPDALTMILVALPICVLYFGALGIATLHDRRADRRRVAAPA; encoded by the coding sequence ATGCCCCTGCGGGAGCATCTGCTCGAGCTGCGGCGGCGTCTGTTCCTCGTCGCGTGCGGGCTGATCGTCGGTGCCATCGTGGGATGGCTGCTGTACGAGCCGCTGCTGCTCATCCTGCGCCGTCCGCTCGATCTCGCCTCCTCGGCGCAGGGCAAGGACATCGCCCTGAACTTCACGGCGCTGGGTTCACCTCTCGACATCAAGGTCAAGGTGTCGCTGTTCCTCGCCGTGATCGTGACGTGCCCATGGTGGCTGTACCAGCTGTGGGCGTTCGTGACGCCCGGCCTGACCCGCACCGAACGCCGCTACGCGTACGGGTTCCTCGGGGCTGCCGTGCCGCTGTTCGCGGGCGGGGCGGCGCTCGCGTGGTGGGTGCTTCCGCACGCGGTCGACATCCTCGCCACGTTCGTCCCCGACGGGACGTCACAGCTCGTCACGGCGCAGGACTACCTGAGCTTCGTCATGCGGCTCGTCCTGGCGTTCGGCCTCGCCTTCGTCTCCCCGGTCCTCATCGTCGGCCTCAACCTGGCCGGCGCCCTGCGCCATGAGACGCTCGCCAAGGGATGGCGCTGGGCGGTGCTGATCGCGTTCGTGTTCGCCGCCGTCATGACGCCCACACCGGACGCTCTGACGATGATCCTCGTCGCCCTGCCGATCTGCGTGCTCTACTTCGGTGCACTCGGCATCGCGACACTGCACGACAGGCGCGCCGACCGGCGCCGCGTCGCCGCACCCGCCTGA
- the tatA gene encoding Sec-independent protein translocase subunit TatA, with product MGMLRPWHIIVLVVVILLLFGARRLPDLARSVGQSLKIFKSEIKDLADDGKSDGPADDTDDPTTPKA from the coding sequence ATGGGCATGCTCAGGCCCTGGCACATCATCGTCCTGGTGGTCGTGATCCTGCTGCTGTTCGGGGCACGTCGCCTGCCCGACCTGGCACGCAGCGTCGGCCAGTCGTTGAAGATCTTCAAGAGCGAGATCAAGGACCTCGCCGACGACGGAAAGAGCGACGGGCCCGCTGACGACACCGACGACCCGACGACGCCCAAGGCGTAG